In one window of Pseudobdellovibrionaceae bacterium DNA:
- a CDS encoding type II toxin-antitoxin system death-on-curing family toxin, whose amino-acid sequence MKVTLYPTLAETLELHTRLIERFGGTKGVRDLGLLESALMRPQTGYYTSLSLEAAALLQSLAQNHAFVDGNKRVAFATTAIFLRMNGFRLRVDPDNGESFLIHRVIENKAEIEEIARWLEKHMQVI is encoded by the coding sequence ATGAAAGTTACGCTTTATCCGACCCTTGCCGAAACTTTAGAGTTGCACACGAGGCTCATCGAGCGTTTTGGTGGCACAAAAGGTGTTCGTGATTTGGGTTTGTTAGAGAGTGCTCTTATGCGCCCCCAAACGGGATACTACACTAGTTTGTCCTTAGAGGCCGCTGCGCTTTTGCAAAGCTTAGCCCAGAACCACGCATTTGTAGATGGCAATAAACGAGTGGCCTTTGCTACCACGGCTATTTTTTTACGCATGAATGGATTTAGGCTAAGGGTCGATCCCGACAACGGAGAATCCTTCCTCATCCATCGAGTGATTGAAAATAAAGCTGAAATTGAAGAAATCGCTAGGTGGTTGGAAAAACATATGCAGGTCATTTGA
- a CDS encoding WD40 repeat domain-containing protein, translated as MNKVLLILCLFLGFDHKAFSIESNFFDKEIRVKINDSVKELSFSPADSLVVTDIHNNVISYDLFRGERSQISFGDRNVVAYACGESGHVCVVPNNDDYLELYDHELNSLFQFSSEPCFSQAKGDIIGVSRDKKNLVVLGQQGKSEKIFQIGAGVQPVEWDSVSLSGNQRYVKVDYDQKDLPGNLMVVDLLRETTIFDDLGAKLDEYFWTEFLANKSESKLSNDVIGLRWDESENKTYVEVIATPEGTVKTIATQTHGRELSSWPSDDGQKLILLEEEGVSPRSPAFLSNYYIRVYDLITETFLYENKIENLESGLDFFLSPNGDYMVFESVAKVYVHNISQNKTQIIAGLDGLFKWTNGAVFFGDNQVYITGYLSGNQRVLFLKLFEDHHLKLFETEVGNNFYYFDQNSRLFFSQEGRSDVEIFKVKSDTLVMEKSIPSKWELGHLEVSPDGDYVFLQFLDDNEEMGTLVSTRSESSFAYATKMRNAKFSPDNKWVALYNEIWEGSERDYLILKRLKPF; from the coding sequence ATGAACAAAGTATTACTCATTTTGTGCCTTTTTCTTGGCTTCGATCACAAGGCCTTTTCAATCGAAAGTAACTTTTTTGATAAAGAAATTCGCGTGAAGATAAATGACAGCGTCAAAGAACTCTCGTTTTCGCCTGCTGACTCATTAGTCGTCACAGACATTCACAATAACGTTATCAGTTATGATTTGTTTAGAGGGGAAAGAAGTCAAATTTCATTTGGAGATAGAAATGTGGTGGCCTACGCCTGTGGCGAAAGTGGTCATGTCTGTGTAGTGCCTAACAACGATGACTACCTAGAATTGTATGATCATGAATTAAACAGCCTTTTTCAGTTTTCTAGTGAACCTTGTTTTTCACAGGCGAAAGGCGATATCATTGGCGTGAGCCGTGATAAAAAGAATCTAGTCGTCCTCGGCCAACAAGGAAAATCAGAAAAGATTTTTCAAATAGGTGCTGGCGTGCAACCAGTGGAGTGGGACTCGGTGTCTTTGTCGGGAAATCAAAGGTACGTAAAAGTTGACTATGATCAAAAAGACTTGCCAGGTAACCTCATGGTTGTTGATTTGTTGCGCGAGACTACCATTTTTGACGATCTTGGCGCCAAACTCGATGAGTACTTTTGGACCGAGTTTCTGGCAAACAAAAGTGAGTCCAAGTTATCTAATGATGTCATTGGTTTGCGATGGGATGAGTCCGAAAACAAAACATATGTCGAGGTGATTGCCACCCCTGAGGGAACAGTCAAGACAATCGCCACACAAACCCACGGGCGGGAACTTTCTTCTTGGCCAAGCGATGACGGTCAAAAATTAATTCTTTTAGAGGAAGAGGGGGTATCGCCAAGATCGCCGGCCTTTTTATCGAATTACTATATTAGGGTTTATGACCTGATAACCGAAACATTTTTGTACGAAAACAAAATAGAAAACCTAGAATCGGGCCTAGATTTCTTCTTATCACCCAACGGTGATTACATGGTGTTTGAAAGTGTGGCTAAGGTCTACGTCCACAACATAAGCCAAAACAAGACTCAAATTATCGCCGGGCTAGACGGGCTTTTTAAGTGGACAAATGGGGCCGTCTTTTTTGGCGACAACCAAGTGTATATTACGGGGTACTTATCGGGAAATCAAAGAGTTCTGTTCTTGAAGCTTTTCGAAGATCATCATTTGAAGCTTTTCGAAACTGAAGTTGGAAACAACTTTTATTATTTCGACCAAAATAGTCGTCTGTTTTTTTCTCAAGAAGGCAGATCCGATGTTGAAATTTTTAAAGTCAAAAGCGACACCCTAGTAATGGAAAAATCCATACCCTCGAAATGGGAACTTGGGCATCTAGAGGTTTCTCCAGATGGTGACTATGTTTTTCTTCAATTTTTGGACGACAACGAAGAGATGGGTACGTTGGTCTCCACTCGTTCAGAATCAAGCTTCGCATATGCAACGAAAATGAGAAACGCAAAATTCAGCCCCGATAACAAATGGGTGGCACTCTACAATGAAATTTGGGAGGGCAGCGAAAGGGATTATTTGATTTTGAAACGCTTAAAACCCTTTTAG
- a CDS encoding mobile mystery protein A yields MKINKKKLLAQRQIIEKKLDRWGPLKSEKAPPSGWIKAIRGALGMTTYQLAKLMGVTQAAAIGYEKREAAGRITLDKLSKAAEAMDCKLVYAFVPKEQYSSLNDIIDTHAEDFARKILKRTEHTMQLEKQGTGSSVSEVKNMVKELKDDVDSRIWDKGLKRK; encoded by the coding sequence ATGAAAATTAATAAAAAGAAGCTATTAGCGCAAAGACAGATTATCGAGAAAAAACTGGATCGTTGGGGGCCTCTAAAGAGTGAAAAAGCTCCTCCATCAGGGTGGATAAAGGCCATACGGGGCGCTCTCGGCATGACCACCTATCAATTGGCAAAGCTTATGGGAGTCACCCAAGCCGCGGCCATCGGATATGAGAAAAGAGAAGCCGCCGGAAGAATCACATTAGATAAACTCAGTAAAGCTGCCGAAGCAATGGACTGCAAACTCGTTTATGCCTTTGTTCCAAAGGAGCAGTATTCGAGTCTGAATGATATTATCGATACTCATGCGGAGGACTTTGCACGAAAGATTTTAAAACGAACTGAACACACTATGCAGCTTGAAAAACAAGGGACTGGCTCGAGTGTGTCCGAGGTTAAGAACATGGTAAAAGAACTAAAAGATGATGTGGACTCTCGTATTTGGGATAAAGGCTTGAAACGAAAATGA
- a CDS encoding mobile mystery protein B, with the protein MSKFEVQYPKGSTPLDPNEIIGLIPDYITTQGELNSLEKENISKAIKWSEGRNHKNLLESSFIFNLHKRMLSDVWRWAGIQRTSDKSIGVDWRHIPSQMKLLLDDTKYWIENDTYLWKEIAARFHHRLLQIQAFPNGNGRHARLMTEILLQQYDQPTPTWGIHKPEDTIDVEGTIRDEYIRSLQEADNKFFNRLIKFMFS; encoded by the coding sequence ATGAGTAAATTTGAAGTTCAATATCCAAAGGGCTCCACTCCCCTTGATCCAAATGAAATTATTGGTTTGATACCAGATTATATTACAACCCAAGGCGAGCTTAACTCCCTTGAGAAGGAAAATATTAGTAAAGCTATCAAGTGGTCCGAGGGAAGGAATCATAAAAACCTACTTGAATCTAGTTTTATATTTAACTTACACAAGAGAATGCTTAGTGATGTTTGGAGGTGGGCCGGCATTCAACGCACATCTGATAAAAGTATTGGTGTTGACTGGAGACATATTCCCTCGCAAATGAAGTTGCTCTTGGATGACACAAAATATTGGATTGAAAACGACACTTACCTCTGGAAAGAAATTGCAGCACGATTCCATCACCGACTTTTGCAAATACAGGCTTTTCCAAATGGCAATGGGAGACATGCTCGCTTAATGACAGAAATACTATTACAACAATACGACCAACCCACCCCAACATGGGGAATACACAAGCCTGAAGACACAATAGATGTTGAGGGTACAATTAGAGATGAATATATTCGTTCACTGCAAGAAGCTGACAACAAATTCTTTAATCGACTCATCAAATTCATGTTTAGTTAG
- a CDS encoding A/G-specific adenine glycosylase: protein MLQQTTSTAVIPYFENFIKLFPDVLRLANAPETHVLKAWAGLGYYSRARNLHKSAKIVAKNSGVFPESHTELIKLPGFGPYTARAVSSLAFSEPVGVLDGNVIRILSRRYDLATEWWKTSERKQLQDLADQAVIQVDSGVMNQAMMELGATICLPKSPKCMICPWTRSCLSRRTESTDQRPLKKPKKTQEIWIWNPIVAKRRGRFALVRNHYAPFLRKQWFLPGHVEKKNTQPKSYDFRHTITHHNIFVNPPDVLDSLPESIKKSLKNTDIKWVTKDEIAEFIPASLVQKVMDRIR from the coding sequence ATGCTACAGCAAACCACCTCTACAGCGGTCATCCCGTATTTTGAAAACTTCATAAAACTGTTTCCTGATGTATTGCGTTTGGCAAATGCACCCGAGACCCACGTATTAAAAGCCTGGGCCGGGCTTGGCTACTACAGTCGAGCCCGCAACCTGCACAAATCCGCAAAAATAGTGGCAAAAAACTCTGGGGTGTTTCCTGAAAGTCATACTGAACTTATTAAGTTGCCTGGATTTGGACCCTACACGGCCCGTGCCGTGAGCAGTTTGGCTTTTTCTGAGCCCGTGGGGGTTTTAGATGGCAACGTTATTCGCATTCTTTCACGAAGATATGACCTTGCCACTGAATGGTGGAAGACCTCTGAACGAAAACAATTGCAGGATCTGGCTGATCAAGCCGTGATCCAAGTGGACAGTGGTGTGATGAACCAGGCCATGATGGAACTTGGCGCCACCATTTGTCTCCCGAAAAGTCCAAAATGTATGATTTGTCCCTGGACCCGCTCTTGTCTTTCAAGACGGACCGAGTCCACCGATCAGAGGCCTTTAAAAAAGCCAAAGAAAACCCAAGAGATTTGGATTTGGAATCCCATTGTTGCAAAACGGCGAGGACGATTTGCATTAGTGAGAAATCACTACGCACCTTTTTTGCGCAAACAGTGGTTTTTACCCGGCCATGTGGAGAAAAAAAACACTCAACCAAAGTCCTATGACTTTCGCCATACCATCACTCACCACAATATTTTTGTAAATCCTCCGGATGTTCTCGATTCCCTTCCTGAGTCCATTAAGAAATCGCTAAAAAACACCGATATAAAATGGGTGACCAAAGATGAGATTGCGGAATTTATTCCCGCATCGTTGGTGCAAAAAGTGATGGACCGAATTCGCTAG
- a CDS encoding PD40 domain-containing protein has protein sequence MKWLSSTMYSFALIVWVFFAVSSCSSTPYKPNGDPSHGALKGPYGYTPGEAKLLTQVGENYQGVFSPRGDRILFLSRSRPLHEQAQTYELILAIDKEKRVTYHDGENTSAIYGPEGNDVIYVSSTDELKETLSFLKEQRQPQTTENPAPLDGSEIYTSTLSGKNILRLTHRLGFDGQPTLNIKNQELIYVSQSKTHPELMSLQLASGKSRAILQSSQWLVEPHFSPAGDRLAWVEWNPKLDESQIWLSDYGKTLSPSAMTSGPYLHRWPRFHPSFGGVIYSSNENDGKNFELYYASLDGQCKQRLTYHLADDLFPSFSPDGTKVLFTSNRTGLMQLYSMPFRAPACAN, from the coding sequence TTGAAATGGCTGTCTTCAACTATGTATAGTTTTGCGTTGATCGTGTGGGTTTTCTTTGCCGTGAGTTCTTGCTCGTCCACACCTTATAAGCCCAATGGGGATCCAAGCCATGGAGCTTTAAAAGGCCCATACGGATACACGCCGGGCGAGGCCAAGCTACTCACTCAAGTGGGAGAAAACTACCAAGGCGTTTTCTCTCCCCGTGGGGATAGAATCCTTTTTTTAAGTCGAAGCCGCCCCCTGCATGAACAAGCCCAAACCTATGAGCTCATTCTGGCTATCGACAAAGAAAAGCGAGTCACCTACCATGATGGCGAAAACACCTCTGCCATCTATGGGCCTGAGGGCAACGACGTGATTTACGTCAGCAGCACAGATGAACTAAAAGAAACACTCAGTTTTCTTAAAGAACAAAGGCAACCTCAAACTACAGAAAATCCGGCACCGCTTGACGGGTCAGAGATCTACACCAGCACCTTGTCCGGAAAAAACATCCTGCGACTCACCCACAGGCTTGGTTTTGATGGGCAGCCCACTCTCAATATTAAAAATCAAGAACTGATTTACGTGTCGCAATCCAAAACGCACCCTGAGCTGATGTCATTACAATTGGCATCGGGTAAGTCTCGTGCAATCTTACAATCCAGCCAATGGCTAGTGGAACCCCATTTCTCGCCCGCCGGCGATCGACTGGCCTGGGTGGAATGGAACCCGAAACTAGACGAATCTCAAATTTGGTTATCTGATTACGGAAAAACATTGTCTCCTTCAGCAATGACTTCGGGGCCCTATCTTCATCGCTGGCCAAGATTTCACCCAAGCTTTGGCGGTGTGATTTATAGTTCCAACGAAAACGACGGCAAAAATTTTGAATTGTACTATGCCAGCCTCGATGGTCAGTGCAAACAGCGCCTCACCTATCACTTAGCAGATGATCTGTTCC